A part of Helicobacter fennelliae genomic DNA contains:
- the tssF gene encoding type VI secretion system baseplate subunit TssF — protein sequence MNNEDVFYYQKELSYLYQTREYFVKKFPKLAPFLALDSKDPDIERIIENLAILTSKIHQEMEQNIPYIAESLLNVVSPNYTNPLPSLCMQEFLLNKDSKKNKIIVPKGSRLQSITIEQIECEFRTIYDVYLYPLDIDEVFMSSEKQYHTMDLRLKVNKPDLKICDIGLDCLNLYLGDDIYTSATLLLFIHLYLEEVKIISCDTSEKFKLNSCNIKTIGLEPNESCLNYDDLGFEAFSLLREYFFIPEKFNFIRIQGLDILKDCQGSNLSIQFKFNKIFPKNCIVRADLFSLSITPIVNIFPKNAESIINDHTKDGYRIFVDRVHLDSYEIIKINQVKAHNSDSGRRILKNYKSFERFEFLKDNQNEFYSINVKKNSKGETYKEISFFSEHSYNEIITIDALCCNKNLPSKLKIGDIRHINFEDISTKNIKIPSMMREYSVDGHLLWKLVSILSFNYQSILNTTSFFGVLESYSFVNDKENEETYKRLKNSIAYIESKSTYLVDEYITKKGTLCIMGIKDSNFYSLGEVYKLGLIISKFFASFVSINSFCELKIKCLDSKEILYYPATRGKKVSL from the coding sequence GTGAATAATGAAGATGTATTTTACTACCAAAAAGAGCTTTCCTATCTCTATCAAACAAGAGAATATTTTGTCAAAAAATTTCCAAAACTCGCACCATTTTTAGCTCTTGATAGTAAAGACCCAGATATTGAGAGAATTATTGAAAATCTTGCTATTTTGACTTCTAAAATTCATCAGGAAATGGAACAAAATATTCCATACATAGCAGAATCTTTGTTGAATGTAGTCTCTCCTAATTATACTAATCCACTACCTTCTTTGTGTATGCAAGAGTTTCTTTTAAATAAAGATAGTAAAAAAAATAAGATTATTGTTCCAAAAGGAAGTCGCCTTCAGTCTATAACCATAGAACAAATTGAGTGTGAGTTTAGAACGATTTATGATGTTTATCTCTACCCTTTAGATATTGATGAAGTGTTTATGAGCAGTGAAAAACAATATCACACAATGGATTTAAGGTTAAAGGTTAATAAGCCTGATTTAAAAATTTGTGATATAGGATTAGATTGTTTAAATTTATATCTTGGAGATGACATCTACACTTCCGCAACTTTACTTTTATTCATTCACCTTTATTTGGAGGAGGTAAAAATCATTTCTTGTGATACTTCTGAAAAGTTTAAGCTTAATTCTTGCAACATTAAAACAATAGGGCTTGAACCAAATGAAAGTTGTTTAAATTATGATGATTTAGGGTTTGAGGCTTTTTCTTTGCTTAGGGAGTATTTTTTTATCCCTGAAAAATTTAATTTTATAAGAATACAGGGTTTAGATATTTTAAAGGATTGTCAAGGCTCAAATTTGAGTATTCAATTTAAGTTCAATAAAATTTTTCCAAAGAATTGCATCGTCAGAGCAGATTTATTTTCTTTAAGCATTACGCCTATTGTGAATATTTTTCCCAAAAATGCAGAATCAATTATTAATGACCATACCAAAGATGGATATAGGATTTTTGTAGATAGGGTGCATTTAGATTCTTATGAAATTATCAAGATTAATCAAGTCAAAGCTCACAATAGTGATAGTGGAAGAAGGATTCTTAAAAATTATAAGAGTTTTGAACGTTTTGAGTTTTTAAAAGACAATCAAAATGAATTTTATAGTATAAATGTTAAAAAAAATTCTAAAGGTGAAACATACAAAGAAATTTCTTTTTTTTCAGAGCATTCTTACAATGAGATAATTACCATTGATGCTTTGTGTTGTAATAAGAATTTACCCTCTAAGCTTAAGATAGGCGATATAAGACATATTAATTTTGAGGATATATCCACTAAAAATATTAAAATCCCAAGTATGATGAGAGAATATAGCGTTGATGGGCATTTACTTTGGAAGCTTGTATCTATACTCTCTTTTAATTATCAAAGTATTCTTAATACAACTTCATTTTTTGGAGTATTAGAAAGTTATAGTTTTGTCAATGACAAGGAGAATGAAGAAACTTATAAGCGTTTAAAAAATTCTATTGCATATATAGAATCTAAATCGACTTACCTCGTTGATGAATACATTACAAAAAAGGGAACACTCTGTATAATGGGCATTAAGGATTCTAATTTTTATTCTTTGGGAGAAGTTTATAAATTAGGGCTTATAATATCTAAATTTTTTGCTTCTTTTGTAAGCATTAATTCTTTTTGCGAATTAAAGATAAAATGCTTGGATAGCAAAGAGATTTTGTATTATCCAGCTACTCGCGGCAAAAAAGTTTCTTTATGA
- a CDS encoding type VI secretion system baseplate subunit TssG, which yields MNNTTYFTFHKLLYKLLKKYDKRDIFLRTNKSLKHPHKEIEYIEENKEFLIEIMVNFMGLQGNTSQLPSYMLDKLSRNEDGGSGWTLFFDFFNHYILWLFFESANLKNYSRSFKKDFSDSISKILFSILGINDREIAKNYLPFAPLLLSASRPKYYIEKVLQSNFNLHNKLYIIENLPHQIFIAPSQKNKLGIKNDVLGKNFILGSKFLSYQSKIGIYIKDIEYHRAIEYLPNQNKHEELKESILFLTNHQFCIDLYLRINHNEKMNFILGDESVAKLSWGLALGNLNKKYHLMCIKMYE from the coding sequence ATGAACAATACGACTTATTTTACTTTCCATAAGCTTCTTTATAAGCTTCTTAAAAAATACGACAAAAGGGACATTTTTTTAAGAACCAATAAAAGCCTCAAACACCCTCATAAAGAGATTGAATACATTGAAGAAAATAAAGAGTTTTTGATTGAAATAATGGTAAATTTTATGGGATTGCAAGGCAATACATCACAACTACCCTCTTATATGCTTGATAAGCTCTCAAGGAATGAAGATGGAGGCTCTGGATGGACATTATTCTTTGATTTTTTTAATCATTATATTCTTTGGCTCTTTTTTGAAAGCGCGAATTTGAAAAATTATTCTAGAAGTTTCAAAAAAGATTTTAGTGATTCTATTTCAAAGATTTTATTTTCTATATTGGGCATTAATGATAGAGAAATTGCTAAAAATTATTTGCCTTTTGCACCTTTGCTTTTAAGTGCCTCTCGTCCTAAATATTATATAGAAAAAGTATTGCAAAGTAATTTTAATTTGCATAATAAATTATATATCATTGAAAATCTCCCACATCAGATTTTCATCGCTCCTTCTCAAAAAAATAAATTAGGTATTAAAAATGATGTTTTAGGTAAAAATTTTATTTTAGGGAGTAAATTCCTCTCTTATCAGAGCAAGATAGGTATTTATATCAAAGACATTGAATACCATAGAGCCATAGAATATTTACCCAATCAAAATAAACACGAAGAACTCAAAGAGAGCATACTATTTCTTACCAATCATCAATTTTGTATTGACTTGTATTTGCGTATTAACCATAATGAAAAAATGAATTTTATTCTAGGTGATGAAAGTGTAGCAAAACTTAGTTGGGGATTAGCATTAGGGAATCTTAATAAAAAATATCATTTAATGTGTATTAAAATGTATGAGTAA